The following proteins are co-located in the Heliorestis convoluta genome:
- a CDS encoding PAS domain-containing sensor histidine kinase, protein MKYKELSEDTERLLNNLIDCFAIYQALLDEKGDPEDFTVVYLNRAALQFIRRGKEDIIGRKLSDLIPNFRRSRMFVLLCDVVKKNRPTEMDCFESLNFAHERKLAQVRISYYKEKTVAVSWRDQSQQIEMEESFYQCEERFHKIFNASPIPMMIFDFATEAIINVNQSFLQIAEYDREEVVGRTTKNILLYDRMEDRSKIYKQIGERGSIRNYQLNFRTRTNRLWVGLFSAELITINKKPCLLVQINDITDKKKLENELIRLERLNLVGQLAAGIGHEIRNPLTSVRGFLQLLQGKKELEHYDNYFDLMIDELDRANQIITDYLSLSTIKHDRREEKELHSIVLALHPLIQAEALNANKHVRFDVQEIPISLYIDEQEIKQLLLNMVRNGFEAMSDGQTLSIRTYMSGDEVILAIQDEGKGIDVDILSKLGTPFMTSKEAGTGLGLAICYNLAARNNATIHVETSDKGTTFYILFKN, encoded by the coding sequence TTGAAATACAAAGAACTTTCAGAAGATACAGAAAGATTGCTTAATAATCTGATAGATTGCTTTGCCATCTATCAAGCCCTTCTTGATGAAAAAGGAGACCCAGAAGATTTTACTGTTGTCTACCTCAATCGTGCAGCCCTTCAGTTTATTCGACGAGGAAAAGAAGATATTATCGGAAGAAAATTAAGTGACCTTATTCCAAATTTTCGGCGCTCCCGAATGTTTGTACTCCTCTGTGACGTTGTGAAAAAGAATAGACCTACAGAAATGGATTGCTTTGAATCGCTTAACTTTGCCCATGAGAGGAAGCTCGCCCAGGTTAGAATCAGTTACTATAAGGAAAAGACAGTGGCCGTTTCCTGGCGTGATCAATCACAACAGATAGAAATGGAAGAGTCTTTTTATCAGTGTGAGGAACGTTTTCACAAAATTTTTAACGCCAGTCCCATTCCTATGATGATTTTTGATTTTGCGACTGAAGCTATTATTAATGTTAATCAAAGTTTTTTGCAGATCGCAGAATATGATCGAGAAGAGGTAGTAGGTCGAACGACAAAAAATATTCTGCTTTACGATAGAATGGAAGATCGCAGTAAAATATACAAGCAGATAGGAGAAAGAGGATCCATTCGTAATTATCAATTGAATTTTCGCACTAGAACAAACCGATTGTGGGTAGGCTTATTTTCAGCGGAATTGATAACAATTAACAAAAAACCTTGTCTCTTGGTCCAGATTAATGATATTACAGATAAAAAAAAGTTAGAGAATGAATTAATTCGGTTAGAACGATTAAATCTTGTCGGTCAACTAGCAGCAGGTATTGGCCATGAGATACGCAACCCTTTAACAAGCGTACGAGGTTTTTTGCAGCTCCTACAAGGAAAGAAAGAGCTTGAACATTACGATAACTATTTTGATTTGATGATCGACGAACTTGATCGCGCGAATCAAATTATCACTGATTATCTTTCTCTTTCTACAATAAAGCATGATAGGAGAGAGGAAAAAGAGCTTCACTCTATTGTTCTGGCTCTTCATCCTTTAATTCAAGCAGAAGCATTAAATGCGAACAAACATGTCAGATTCGATGTACAAGAAATACCGATTTCTCTCTACATCGATGAACAAGAAATAAAACAATTATTATTGAATATGGTGCGCAATGGCTTTGAAGCCATGTCAGATGGTCAGACTTTATCGATACGTACTTACATGTCTGGTGATGAAGTCATTCTAGCAATTCAAGATGAAGGCAAGGGCATTGATGTGGACATTCTATCTAAGCTTGGTACACCATTTATGACTTCTAAAGAAGCTGGGACCGGTCTGGGTTTAGCCATTTGCTACAATCTTGCTGCTAGAAATAACGCAACAATTCATGTTGAAACGAGTGATAAGGGCACCACCTTTTATATACTTTTTAAGAATTAA
- a CDS encoding S41 family peptidase — MKGTVIFTFLFLVFLTFIPVQAYHQSSQNQLAEIVLSEAVEVQEAIVASEREDTDALLEEVRQLLQYHHIDQPGAAILQHNSIDEILEALGDPYTSYLTPEEEQALLDSLNLNYAGIGMVITQIDDYPVVDRVFPDSPAEKSGIGKGDTILQVDDLLTKGVTTDLVASQVRGPEGTSVTMRLNNSRTGEPYELTMTRERISIPQAEGEIVGESIGYIRLYSFGEQAGEDFANVYNDLIEQGMEKLLLDLRGNGGGSMTAAQSIGDFLLPEGTLYYLIYNDGDKSIFRTEGSETILPMAVLIDHHTASAAELLSAALQERSQALLIGSNSFGKGSVQSLFPLESGGVLKATIARYQSPQGRMIDQVGLAPDLPVSTRSLQLLRAKEVLEPPTQRELRLYLDRPEAVLSGKEFFIEQAPMIREDRAYLPLRFLIEALGGVASHDEDREEALVLFQGRSLTLSLQSLPVQEDRAFAPLRLISEELGYQVEYKEENREIVVILP; from the coding sequence ATGAAAGGTACTGTTATTTTCACTTTTCTTTTCCTTGTCTTTTTAACGTTTATACCTGTACAAGCTTATCACCAAAGCAGTCAAAATCAACTTGCTGAAATTGTTTTAAGTGAAGCAGTAGAAGTACAGGAAGCAATCGTTGCTAGTGAAAGAGAAGACACAGATGCGTTGCTAGAAGAAGTGCGTCAGTTGTTGCAATATCATCACATTGACCAACCTGGAGCCGCGATCCTCCAGCATAATTCAATTGATGAAATTTTAGAGGCCTTGGGTGATCCTTATACGAGCTATCTAACACCGGAGGAAGAACAGGCTTTGCTCGACTCTCTAAATTTGAACTACGCTGGTATTGGCATGGTCATTACGCAAATTGATGATTACCCTGTCGTCGACAGAGTGTTTCCTGATTCACCGGCTGAAAAATCAGGTATTGGCAAAGGTGATACTATCTTACAGGTTGACGATCTGCTTACGAAAGGTGTCACAACAGATCTCGTGGCTAGCCAGGTACGAGGACCAGAAGGAACTTCTGTTACAATGAGATTGAACAATTCTCGAACCGGTGAACCTTATGAACTAACAATGACTCGAGAACGCATTTCTATACCGCAAGCGGAAGGAGAGATCGTCGGAGAGTCCATTGGCTATATTCGTCTCTATAGCTTTGGAGAACAAGCAGGCGAGGACTTTGCCAATGTTTATAACGATCTGATAGAACAAGGCATGGAAAAATTGCTTCTTGATCTGCGCGGCAATGGCGGTGGTTCTATGACAGCGGCTCAATCAATTGGAGACTTCCTTTTACCAGAAGGGACTTTATATTACCTTATTTATAACGATGGGGATAAAAGCATCTTTCGAACAGAAGGGTCAGAGACGATTCTTCCCATGGCTGTCCTCATTGACCATCATACAGCAAGTGCTGCAGAACTGCTAAGTGCGGCTTTACAAGAACGTTCCCAGGCTCTTCTTATTGGATCTAACAGTTTTGGCAAAGGCTCTGTACAAAGTCTCTTTCCTTTAGAATCTGGCGGTGTCTTGAAAGCTACAATTGCTCGATATCAGTCACCGCAGGGGAGGATGATTGATCAAGTTGGACTTGCGCCGGACCTTCCTGTTAGTACTAGAAGTCTACAGCTTTTACGAGCCAAAGAAGTTTTAGAGCCACCGACGCAAAGAGAGCTTCGTCTCTATCTCGATCGTCCCGAAGCAGTCCTATCAGGTAAAGAATTCTTCATTGAACAAGCGCCGATGATACGAGAAGATCGTGCCTATCTGCCTCTTCGTTTTCTCATCGAAGCACTTGGTGGTGTCGCATCCCATGATGAAGATAGAGAGGAAGCGTTAGTCCTTTTCCAGGGTCGCTCTCTCACCTTGTCTTTGCAATCTTTGCCTGTGCAAGAAGATAGAGCTTTCGCACCTCTTCGACTTATCAGCGAAGAGTTAGGTTATCAAGTGGAGTATAAAGAAGAAAACCGTGAAATCGTTGTTATTTTACCATAA
- the trpE gene encoding anthranilate synthase component I — MNGIIGCQDFMEQSKKYRYIPMHSTFSADLDTPITFFHKLTGHGLGYLLESVERGTVLGRYSFVGAEPMAFFTWPVDDNKGKEACTEKRDPLLALRHWLEQLQVAPLSTEGELPRFYGGAVGYFAYDLIRYYERLPERAVDDRSLPEASLMVTRYTLVIDHLRHKATLVYLAEAGDEEAYHFALEQLQEKLHLLKAQLEPSSFEKALLEKQGQTFAGKAEVTSTFNQETFCRAVDKCKEYIAAGDVFQVVLSQRFSRPLRVHPFNIYRSLRSLNPSPYLFYLNLPGLTLAGSSPELLVRAEGNHLETHPIAGTRRRGKDEAADRELAEDLLSDPKERAEHLMLVDLGRNDIGRVSRTGTVKVDRFMEVEKYSHVIHLVSKVTGEIAEDKTGLDALASVMPAGTLSGAPKVRAMEIIDELEPVRRGPYGGAVGYLGFDGNLDSCITIRTMVMHNNQVDIQVGAGVVADSVPILEYEETMNKARALFEAIDRAEGEFL, encoded by the coding sequence ATGAATGGGATCATCGGTTGTCAAGATTTTATGGAACAAAGTAAAAAGTATCGTTATATTCCCATGCACAGTACTTTCTCAGCAGACTTAGATACACCGATTACGTTTTTTCACAAGTTGACAGGTCATGGCCTGGGATACTTATTAGAAAGTGTAGAGCGCGGTACTGTTCTGGGTCGCTACTCCTTCGTAGGCGCAGAACCTATGGCCTTTTTTACTTGGCCCGTAGATGATAACAAGGGAAAAGAGGCCTGCACAGAGAAAAGAGACCCTTTGCTTGCTTTAAGGCATTGGTTAGAGCAATTGCAAGTAGCGCCGCTTTCAACAGAAGGTGAACTTCCTCGGTTCTATGGCGGTGCTGTTGGCTACTTTGCTTACGATTTGATTCGCTATTATGAACGATTGCCAGAAAGGGCTGTCGATGATCGCTCTTTACCAGAAGCTTCTCTGATGGTAACACGCTACACCCTGGTTATTGACCACCTGCGTCACAAAGCGACGTTGGTCTATCTTGCAGAAGCAGGCGATGAAGAAGCCTATCATTTTGCTCTAGAACAATTGCAAGAAAAGTTGCACCTTCTAAAAGCACAGCTAGAACCATCTTCTTTTGAAAAAGCTTTACTTGAAAAGCAAGGTCAAACCTTTGCAGGGAAAGCAGAAGTTACATCTACATTCAATCAAGAGACATTTTGCCGGGCTGTAGATAAGTGCAAAGAATATATTGCAGCCGGCGATGTTTTTCAAGTTGTATTGTCACAGCGCTTTTCACGACCTTTACGGGTCCATCCTTTTAATATCTATCGCTCTTTGCGGTCCCTCAATCCATCGCCTTATCTTTTTTATTTGAACTTACCAGGCTTAACACTGGCCGGTTCTTCGCCGGAGTTGCTTGTTCGAGCAGAAGGCAATCATTTAGAGACCCATCCGATAGCAGGTACAAGGCGAAGAGGCAAAGATGAAGCAGCAGATCGTGAGTTGGCAGAAGATTTGTTGAGCGATCCAAAAGAAAGAGCAGAACATCTGATGCTGGTCGATCTGGGCCGCAATGACATAGGAAGAGTGAGTCGTACAGGTACAGTAAAAGTAGATCGTTTTATGGAAGTAGAGAAATACTCTCATGTGATTCACTTGGTCAGCAAAGTAACTGGCGAGATTGCAGAAGATAAGACAGGTCTCGATGCTTTGGCCAGTGTAATGCCAGCCGGTACCCTTAGCGGTGCTCCCAAAGTTCGAGCTATGGAGATTATTGATGAGCTAGAGCCTGTTCGGCGAGGTCCCTATGGTGGCGCTGTAGGATACCTTGGCTTCGATGGGAATTTAGATTCTTGTATCACCATTCGTACGATGGTCATGCACAATAACCAGGTTGATATTCAAGTTGGTGCCGGTGTTGTCGCTGATTCCGTACCAATTCTAGAATATGAAGAGACCATGAACAAAGCACGAGCCCTTTTTGAAGCGATTGATCGGGCGGAAGGAGAATTTCTATGA
- the pabA gene encoding aminodeoxychorismate/anthranilate synthase component II, producing the protein MIVMIDNYDSFTYNLVQYLGELGEQIQVFRNDHVEIAEIEKLQPQHIVISPGPCTPNEAGISMDVIRHFAGSIPILGVCLGHQSIGQVFGGRVIRASRLMHGKTSPISHDGKTIFENLPDPFTATRYHSLVVEQATLPDCLEVSARSDDGEIMGLRHKEFCVEGVQFHPESILTDNGKGLLKNFLNLR; encoded by the coding sequence ATGATCGTAATGATCGACAACTACGATTCCTTCACCTATAACCTCGTCCAGTATCTCGGGGAGTTAGGAGAACAAATACAAGTTTTTCGCAATGATCATGTAGAGATAGCGGAGATTGAAAAATTGCAACCTCAGCACATTGTTATCTCGCCAGGGCCTTGTACGCCCAACGAAGCAGGCATATCGATGGATGTAATTCGACACTTTGCTGGTTCTATCCCTATCCTCGGAGTCTGCCTCGGTCATCAATCGATTGGGCAAGTTTTCGGAGGAAGAGTGATTCGAGCAAGCCGCTTGATGCATGGAAAGACCTCGCCGATTTCTCATGATGGCAAGACAATTTTCGAAAATTTACCCGATCCTTTTACGGCAACGCGCTATCACTCACTGGTGGTAGAACAAGCAACTTTACCAGATTGTCTCGAAGTGTCAGCACGAAGCGATGATGGAGAAATTATGGGGTTGCGTCACAAAGAATTCTGCGTCGAGGGAGTGCAGTTTCACCCGGAATCCATTTTAACAGATAATGGGAAAGGCCTATTAAAGAACTTCTTAAATTTACGATAG
- the trpD gene encoding anthranilate phosphoribosyltransferase, with translation MSHLQEDIARESLLTLLDGELLGEKRAESLMNAVMEGKVPPIQLAGILVALRFMGEREEELTGLARAMRNRVYREMTPFVPANYHEIKDSVVDTCGTGGDGAGTFNISTATAMVVAAAGVPVAKHGNRAVSGKAGSADVLEALGLAVDCSPEKSFQCLMKTGFGFFFAPQCHRAMAHAGPVRRELGVPTLFNLLGPLTNPAGAKRQLVGVNRPERVELMARVLRGLGVTKACVVHGHGGLDELTLTGPSQVAFLKEGEIENTLIDPKDYGFSYCHIEEVTGGTKEENAAILEKIFYGEKGPQRDIVVLNAGATFYVADIVSDLREGIALAEVTIDSGNVIALLQKIRTFMQ, from the coding sequence ATGAGTCATTTGCAAGAGGATATTGCTCGTGAGAGCTTGTTGACTCTGCTAGATGGGGAGCTTTTAGGAGAGAAGAGAGCAGAATCACTTATGAACGCTGTTATGGAAGGCAAGGTGCCTCCCATACAACTTGCAGGTATCTTGGTGGCTTTGCGGTTTATGGGAGAAAGAGAAGAAGAGTTGACAGGTCTGGCGCGAGCTATGCGCAACCGCGTCTATAGAGAGATGACTCCCTTTGTTCCTGCCAATTACCATGAGATCAAAGACTCTGTTGTAGATACTTGTGGTACCGGTGGCGATGGTGCAGGCACTTTTAATATCTCAACGGCGACAGCGATGGTAGTCGCAGCTGCAGGTGTTCCTGTAGCCAAACATGGCAACCGTGCTGTATCAGGCAAAGCAGGATCAGCAGATGTGTTGGAAGCGTTGGGCCTTGCTGTAGATTGTTCTCCCGAAAAATCATTTCAATGTCTCATGAAGACTGGCTTTGGCTTCTTTTTCGCACCGCAATGTCATCGGGCCATGGCTCATGCAGGACCTGTTCGTCGGGAACTGGGAGTGCCGACCTTATTCAATCTGTTAGGGCCTCTTACCAATCCCGCAGGTGCGAAGAGGCAATTGGTAGGTGTCAATCGTCCTGAACGAGTAGAATTGATGGCTCGAGTCTTGCGAGGTCTCGGTGTTACAAAAGCTTGTGTTGTTCATGGTCACGGCGGCCTAGATGAACTGACACTTACAGGCCCTTCGCAAGTGGCCTTCTTGAAAGAAGGAGAAATCGAGAACACCCTTATTGATCCGAAAGATTATGGTTTTTCTTACTGCCACATAGAAGAAGTAACAGGTGGAACAAAAGAAGAAAATGCAGCCATTCTTGAAAAAATATTTTATGGAGAGAAAGGTCCACAACGTGACATTGTTGTCTTGAACGCAGGTGCTACCTTCTATGTTGCTGATATTGTATCAGATTTGCGTGAAGGGATTGCACTTGCGGAAGTAACGATTGATAGCGGAAATGTTATCGCTTTATTACAAAAGATTAGAACTTTTATGCAGTAA
- the trpC gene encoding indole-3-glycerol phosphate synthase TrpC, with amino-acid sequence MAQPQVTLEGFLQRVWDCKQKELAEAKAKVSFKDLENEVVNVPAPLDLAQALRNKGNPMKVIAEIKRASPSKGLLHGSLQAPVMAKTYEQAGAAAISVLTEEKYFQGSLQDLRDVRNQVNIPLLRKDFLSDPYQIVEARVAGADAVLLIAAFLGPALLTEMVQAALHYKVQPLIEIHDSHEIAWVNEAITSGQKTDRQWQPIVGINARNLQSLVVDKEQVLELGKQLPQDLIKVAESGLKEPEEVLKAKQAGFDAILVGEALVTADYAGTALRNLVSLT; translated from the coding sequence TTGGCACAACCTCAAGTTACTTTAGAAGGTTTTCTGCAAAGGGTATGGGATTGCAAGCAAAAAGAGCTTGCAGAGGCAAAAGCAAAAGTTTCTTTTAAGGATTTAGAAAATGAAGTGGTCAACGTACCAGCGCCTCTCGATCTAGCCCAAGCGCTTCGGAATAAGGGCAACCCTATGAAAGTTATCGCTGAGATCAAGAGAGCCTCTCCATCTAAAGGCCTTCTTCATGGTAGTCTACAAGCGCCTGTAATGGCTAAAACGTATGAACAAGCTGGTGCAGCAGCTATCTCGGTCTTAACAGAAGAAAAATATTTTCAAGGCTCCTTACAAGATCTTCGAGATGTAAGAAATCAAGTGAACATTCCTTTGCTGCGAAAAGACTTTCTTTCGGATCCTTATCAGATTGTAGAAGCGAGAGTAGCCGGTGCTGATGCAGTTTTGCTTATTGCAGCTTTTCTTGGGCCTGCCTTGTTAACAGAAATGGTGCAGGCAGCCCTTCATTATAAAGTACAGCCGCTCATTGAAATTCATGATAGCCATGAAATTGCCTGGGTCAATGAAGCCATAACAAGTGGACAGAAAACAGATAGACAGTGGCAACCGATTGTGGGGATCAATGCCAGAAACCTACAAAGCCTTGTTGTTGATAAAGAACAGGTCTTAGAACTGGGAAAACAACTGCCTCAAGACCTGATTAAAGTCGCAGAAAGTGGCCTTAAAGAGCCAGAAGAAGTCTTAAAAGCAAAGCAAGCTGGCTTTGATGCCATATTGGTAGGAGAAGCATTGGTTACAGCAGACTATGCAGGCACAGCTCTAAGGAACCTAGTCAGTTTAACTTGA
- a CDS encoding phosphoribosylanthranilate isomerase, protein MARVKICGIGTYEDAMVAIESGAHAIAFNFVRASKRYINPEKARDIILQLPPFVSIVGVFADEPRYSVEEIASLCRLQVLQFHGQESPEYCRRWSYHTIKAFRLADAKNDIAKQEQSNALFSSWTALLEESQQYDVDAFLVDAYSPGALGGTGKAFDWSKIDGPLSKPFVLAGGLNPDNVAEAVRIVKPYGVDVASGVEVGGRKDPAKAKAFINAVHKGISLYGVSI, encoded by the coding sequence GTGGCACGGGTAAAAATTTGCGGTATCGGTACCTATGAAGACGCTATGGTGGCGATTGAAAGTGGCGCCCATGCTATTGCTTTTAACTTTGTTCGAGCTTCTAAGCGCTATATTAACCCTGAAAAAGCGCGAGACATCATCTTGCAGCTACCACCTTTTGTATCGATAGTCGGTGTCTTTGCTGATGAACCTCGCTATAGTGTAGAAGAAATTGCTTCTTTATGTCGTCTTCAAGTTCTTCAGTTTCATGGCCAGGAATCGCCGGAATATTGTCGTCGATGGTCCTATCATACGATCAAAGCGTTTCGTCTTGCTGACGCTAAGAATGACATAGCGAAACAAGAACAGAGCAACGCTTTGTTCAGTTCATGGACTGCTCTGTTAGAAGAATCACAACAATATGACGTCGATGCTTTTCTCGTAGATGCCTACAGCCCTGGTGCATTGGGTGGGACAGGCAAAGCTTTTGATTGGTCTAAGATAGATGGCCCTCTTTCCAAACCTTTTGTTTTAGCGGGTGGACTTAATCCAGACAATGTAGCAGAAGCTGTAAGAATAGTTAAGCCCTATGGCGTTGATGTTGCTTCCGGTGTTGAAGTAGGTGGACGAAAAGATCCTGCCAAAGCCAAAGCATTTATCAATGCTGTTCATAAAGGAATAAGTCTCTACGGTGTTTCAATCTAA
- the trpB gene encoding tryptophan synthase subunit beta, which translates to MSTTIKAGRFGYFGGSYVPETLKPALEELAQAYEQYSQDEEFQNEFISYLNDYAGRPSLLYKANRLSERLGGATIYLKREDLNHTGSHKINNVLGQALLAYKMGKKRVIAETGAGQHGVATATACALFGLSCEVYMGAEDVKRQALNVLRMELLGAKVIAVDKGTATLKDAINEALRDWVTNVDSTYYCFGTAAGPHPYPSIVRDFQSIIGKEARKQSLQAEGRLPDAVIACIGGGSNAMGIFSGFIDDQEVPLIGVEAGGTGMEQGKHAASLVAGKPGVLHGARSYLLQDQYGQVLSTHSIAAGLDYPSVGPQLAYLKDCGRANFEVITDREALDAFALLASTEGILPALESSHAVAQAIKVAPAMRKDQFIIVNLSGRGDKDVHTLAEEMGKKW; encoded by the coding sequence ATGTCAACAACTATAAAAGCCGGTCGCTTTGGTTATTTCGGTGGATCCTATGTACCGGAGACATTAAAGCCGGCCTTAGAAGAACTAGCGCAAGCCTATGAACAATACTCTCAAGATGAAGAGTTTCAAAATGAATTTATCTCTTACTTGAATGACTATGCAGGCAGGCCAAGCTTGCTTTATAAAGCAAATCGGTTAAGTGAACGCCTTGGTGGCGCTACGATTTATCTTAAACGAGAAGATCTAAATCATACAGGGTCACATAAGATTAACAACGTTCTTGGTCAAGCCTTATTAGCTTATAAAATGGGCAAAAAGCGTGTGATTGCCGAAACAGGCGCTGGTCAACATGGTGTAGCTACGGCAACAGCCTGCGCCCTCTTTGGATTATCTTGCGAAGTTTATATGGGTGCTGAAGATGTGAAACGACAGGCCCTTAATGTATTGCGTATGGAACTTCTTGGCGCCAAAGTGATTGCTGTAGACAAAGGCACAGCGACACTAAAAGATGCGATCAATGAAGCGCTTCGTGACTGGGTCACAAACGTTGATAGTACTTACTATTGCTTTGGGACTGCTGCTGGACCCCACCCTTATCCAAGTATTGTTCGAGACTTTCAATCGATCATTGGTAAAGAAGCACGAAAGCAAAGCTTACAAGCAGAAGGACGTTTGCCAGATGCTGTTATCGCTTGTATCGGCGGTGGTAGCAATGCCATGGGCATCTTCTCAGGCTTTATCGATGATCAAGAAGTGCCCCTGATTGGCGTAGAAGCAGGCGGCACAGGAATGGAACAAGGAAAGCATGCGGCCTCCCTCGTTGCTGGCAAGCCTGGTGTCTTACATGGGGCTCGTTCTTATCTATTGCAAGACCAATATGGTCAAGTTTTATCGACCCATTCCATTGCAGCAGGCTTAGACTATCCTTCTGTCGGTCCCCAGCTTGCTTACTTAAAAGATTGTGGTAGAGCAAACTTCGAAGTTATTACAGATCGTGAAGCTCTTGATGCCTTTGCTCTTTTAGCAAGTACCGAAGGGATATTGCCCGCTTTAGAAAGCTCTCATGCTGTTGCTCAGGCGATAAAAGTGGCACCTGCTATGAGAAAAGATCAATTTATCATTGTCAACCTTTCTGGTCGAGGCGACAAAGATGTGCATACACTGGCAGAGGAGATGGGCAAGAAATGGTAG
- the trpA gene encoding tryptophan synthase subunit alpha yields MVEEMKKGTYKALRGTQKIEATFEALRKKGSKAFIPYITAGDPDIATTKELVLALENEGAHIIELGVPFSDPVADGPIIQEATARSLAAGTTLASVLDLVKQVRQESEIPLILMTYYNLLLAYGLEEFARDGAKAGVDGVIIADLPVEEGDELREVLDPQGLALVPLVAPTSTQERLQRIAEHARGFIYCVSLTGVTGERQELPPDGEKLLQRMREVTDLPLALGFGISKAEQIPYMAEKADAVIVGSAIVKVIAQNLNEREKLVPQVASLVRQMVQALPQKLTIK; encoded by the coding sequence ATGGTAGAAGAAATGAAGAAAGGAACATACAAAGCCTTACGGGGGACTCAAAAAATTGAAGCCACCTTCGAAGCCTTGAGAAAAAAAGGCAGCAAAGCTTTTATTCCTTATATTACAGCAGGCGATCCTGATATAGCGACAACGAAAGAACTGGTTCTGGCCTTAGAGAACGAAGGGGCTCACATCATTGAGCTTGGAGTGCCTTTTAGCGACCCCGTAGCCGATGGACCTATCATACAAGAAGCCACAGCGCGCTCTCTTGCTGCCGGCACGACTTTGGCATCAGTCCTTGATCTGGTAAAGCAAGTACGACAGGAGTCAGAAATACCTCTGATTCTTATGACCTATTACAACTTACTTCTCGCCTATGGACTGGAAGAATTTGCTCGAGATGGTGCTAAAGCGGGTGTTGATGGCGTCATCATTGCCGATCTTCCTGTAGAAGAAGGCGATGAATTGCGTGAAGTATTAGATCCACAAGGGCTGGCTCTTGTGCCTCTTGTGGCACCAACATCAACACAAGAACGCTTGCAACGTATTGCAGAACATGCCCGTGGCTTTATTTACTGCGTTTCTTTAACGGGTGTTACAGGAGAAAGGCAAGAATTGCCGCCCGATGGCGAGAAGCTGCTTCAACGAATGAGAGAAGTGACCGATCTACCGCTGGCTCTTGGTTTTGGCATCTCGAAAGCGGAGCAAATTCCTTATATGGCAGAAAAAGCCGATGCTGTTATTGTTGGTAGTGCCATTGTAAAAGTAATTGCCCAGAATCTGAATGAAAGAGAAAAGCTGGTACCCCAGGTGGCTTCTTTGGTACGGCAAATGGTGCAGGCTTTGCCACAAAAATTGACAATTAAATAA
- the aroF gene encoding 3-deoxy-7-phosphoheptulonate synthase: MIIVMNRGASDEAIDAVCERLQKEGFVIHLSKGVERTIIGAVGDKTRIDRSNLEALPGVEKIVPILQPFKLAGRDFRQEDTVIRIGDVEIGGDQVQIFAGPCAVESWEQLIESARAVKAAGAKILRGGAFKPRTSPYAFQGLEEKGLQLLAQAREETGLLITTEVMDPRSIEVIAHYSDILQVGARNMQNFFLLKELSRVNKPILLKRGLSSTIEEWLMAAEYLMAGGNHQVILCERGIRTFETYTRNTLDLSAIPIVKQMSHLPVIVDPSHGTGKWQLVRPMSKAALAAGADGIMIEVHPNPSEALCDGPQSLTPTNFEALMEELRTMTRMMGKTL, translated from the coding sequence ATGATCATTGTGATGAACCGAGGGGCATCGGATGAAGCCATCGATGCGGTCTGCGAAAGGTTACAGAAAGAAGGATTTGTGATTCATCTATCTAAAGGTGTGGAGAGAACCATTATTGGAGCGGTCGGTGATAAGACGCGCATTGATCGATCTAACTTGGAGGCATTGCCTGGTGTGGAGAAAATTGTCCCGATTTTACAACCCTTTAAGTTAGCGGGAAGAGATTTCCGTCAAGAAGACACAGTGATTCGAATTGGTGATGTAGAAATAGGTGGCGATCAGGTTCAGATTTTTGCTGGTCCTTGCGCCGTCGAGAGCTGGGAGCAATTGATTGAGTCGGCTCGAGCTGTCAAAGCGGCTGGTGCTAAAATTTTACGAGGCGGTGCTTTTAAGCCTCGCACATCACCCTATGCTTTTCAAGGTCTCGAAGAAAAAGGCTTGCAGCTACTAGCACAGGCTCGAGAAGAGACGGGTCTGTTAATTACGACAGAAGTAATGGATCCACGTAGCATCGAAGTAATTGCTCATTACAGTGACATATTGCAAGTCGGCGCTCGCAATATGCAGAACTTTTTCCTGCTCAAAGAGCTATCGAGAGTCAACAAACCGATTTTACTAAAACGAGGCTTATCTTCGACCATAGAAGAATGGTTGATGGCAGCAGAATACTTAATGGCTGGTGGCAACCACCAGGTGATTCTTTGTGAACGAGGCATTCGTACCTTTGAGACATACACTCGCAACACGCTGGATTTAAGTGCCATCCCCATAGTAAAGCAAATGAGCCATCTACCGGTAATTGTTGATCCCAGTCATGGCACAGGGAAGTGGCAACTTGTTCGTCCTATGTCCAAAGCAGCTCTCGCCGCCGGTGCCGATGGGATTATGATCGAAGTTCATCCTAACCCCAGTGAAGCTTTGTGCGATGGACCGCAGTCCTTAACACCTACCAATTTCGAAGCTTTGATGGAAGAATTGCGTACAATGACTCGAATGATGGGGAAGACTTTATAA